The Pseudomonas nunensis genome includes the window CGGCGCAGGCCCGGGGTCAGCAACTGGTAGTCGAAACGCCAGCCCAGGTTGAGCATCTCAGCCTGTTCGTTGTCCGGCCACCAGCTGTACTGGTCGCCTTCACGGCTGACTTCGCGCAGGGCATCGACATAACCCATGTTGCCGACAATCTCGTCCATCCAGGCACGCTCAGGCGCCAGGAAGCCCGGGGATTGCTGGCTGTCGCGCCAGTTCTTGATATCCAGCTTCTGTTGCGCCACGTACAGCGAGCCACAATAAATGTACTCGCGACGTTTGCGTCGCTGTTTATCCAGATAACGGGCGAAGTCGTCCATTAGCTTGAACTTCTGGTTCAAGTCTTCATCGCCATTCTGCCCCGAAGGGAGCAGTAAGGTCGCGATGCTGACCTTATCGAAATCGGCTTGCAGGTAGCGCCCGTAGCGGTCGGCCGTCTCGAAACCGAGACCGCTGATGACTGCCTTCGGTTGCAGCCGCGAATACAAAGCCACACCACCTTGGGCGGGAACTTCGGCATCGCAGGCATAAAGGAAGTAGCCATCCAGTTGGAAGGCTGGATCGTCCAGTTCAAAGGCGGAGGCGCGGGTGTCCTGCAGGCAGATGACGTCGGCATTCTGTGCTTGCAGCCAACTGAGCAAACCTCGCTCGACTGCAGCCTGAATACCATTGACGTTCACACTGATGATCCGCATAAATGGCCCCAAAAATCGCGTGCGTGTATGATACACGGCGTCAACCTAATTAGCTAAATCCGTGGTATTTGGGGTTTTTTTCATGCAAGCGTATCAGCGCGATTTCATTCGTTTTGCCATCGATCGCGGCGTTTTGCGCTTCGGTGAGTTCACCCTGAAGTCCGGGCGCACCAGTCCTTACTTCTTCAATGCCGGCCTGTTCAACAGCGGTTCGGCCCTGGCGCAACTGGGTCGTTTCTACGCGGCAGCCATTGTCGAAAGCGGCATTTCCTTCGACGTTCTGTTTGGTCCGGCGTACAAAGGCATCCCGTTGGCGGCGACTACCGCAGTGGCGTTGGCTGAACATCATGAGCGTGACCTGCCATGGTGCTTCAACCGCAAGGAAGCCAAGGCTCACGGCGAAGGCGGCAGCCTGGTTGGCGCACCGCTGACCGGCGATGTGCTGATCATCGACGACGTGATCACCGCCGGCACCGCGATTCGCGAAGTGATGCAGATCATCGCTTCCCAGGACGGCGCGAAGGCCGCCGGCGT containing:
- the pyrE gene encoding orotate phosphoribosyltransferase — its product is MQAYQRDFIRFAIDRGVLRFGEFTLKSGRTSPYFFNAGLFNSGSALAQLGRFYAAAIVESGISFDVLFGPAYKGIPLAATTAVALAEHHERDLPWCFNRKEAKAHGEGGSLVGAPLTGDVLIIDDVITAGTAIREVMQIIASQDGAKAAGVLIALNRQERGNGELSAIQEVERDFGIPVISIVSLNQVLEFLADDPQLKQHLPAVEAYRAQFGV
- a CDS encoding exodeoxyribonuclease III produces the protein MRIISVNVNGIQAAVERGLLSWLQAQNADVICLQDTRASAFELDDPAFQLDGYFLYACDAEVPAQGGVALYSRLQPKAVISGLGFETADRYGRYLQADFDKVSIATLLLPSGQNGDEDLNQKFKLMDDFARYLDKQRRKRREYIYCGSLYVAQQKLDIKNWRDSQQSPGFLAPERAWMDEIVGNMGYVDALREVSREGDQYSWWPDNEQAEMLNLGWRFDYQLLTPGLRRFVRSARLPRQPRFSQHAPLIVDYDWTLTI